The following nucleotide sequence is from Oenanthe melanoleuca isolate GR-GAL-2019-014 chromosome 5, OMel1.0, whole genome shotgun sequence.
CAATAATCTTCTGGAAAACTTTGTggttttaaataataaaaaagcccCCAGAATTTACTGAAATGATGATTCTCATTTCTATCTGAACACCCTGCTAAATATAGCAAACCCAAAATGTCTTATTAAAACTAGTACACACTAATGTCTACTTCAGCAATCAGCAAATAACTCAATTTTAATCTCACATTCTTATGTAGGTCAGAAACAGAGTTACTCCTTTTGTTAGAGATCTGAATAGTCAGTGTCACCAATGTCATGTTCAGGAGCAAATCTTTATTGTATTACACTGAATGACAGTTGCATgttcaattatttaaattaaattcccAACTGTTAAGAATCCTCTTTTGCTTATGAATTTTAAACCCCTTCATTTGCTGCATCCATTTGTTGCATTCCTTTACAAGAACTGGTTTTAAATCAGATTTCATTCTAGATTTTTTTGTAGGAACTCTTCCTTAAACTTTATGGGCTTTGACAAACAGCtccagaatttttaaatataggAGGTATGAGGGAACAATGttattttataaagaaagcTTAGTGAAAGGCTTTTTTCCTATgtataaaaactgaaaatcctTATTCATTGATTCCATAGTTTTGAAACAaatgagaataattttcttACTCCCTCACTGTGGCCCTGACCTAACAAAGAATCTgcttaagttttattttttgttacatAAAGccattattttgtgttttgcagtCAAGGTTGTTTGACTGTAGAATAGATGACTATGGACTTGACTCATGGGAAACCTGCATGCACCTCTGCCTTAAACAATTGGGTATATTCCACAGGCAAGAATTAAAGGCTAAAGCAGTACAGCACAAAATTCCCTATGAGTTTTATAATCTGTCACAGTGAACAaccaagtgaaaaataattaattccaCTTTGTGATCTACACAAGGAGAGTTTATGTTTTCTAAGTATATGCTACATACCTTTCATCAGCTCATAAATATTCATGGGCATAAATTCACATACCAGTGAAAGGGAGCCAGGGTTTTCATCACTGCAGAAACAAATAAGGAGACTTTAAGCTGGAAATAAAACTTGCACATTATTTTGTACACAGCGTAGAAAAAAGGATATAGTTTAACCAGTATTAAAATGCACATGTTCATTTTTAATTGATACTATCTCATGGCAGTTCTTAAACTGACATCTGTGATATCATAGTTTTAGTTTATGCTATCCAAAGTGCCCACTGCAGAAGTTAACTGATTTATTCCATGAAGCTTTTTGAAGGCATGTTTTTTTGGCATATCACACTGTCCAGTATCAAGAAATTTCCAGTAAATTAACTGGTACAAGCTTACAATAAAAGAGAGGGAAGCCATTATATGTGAAAATACTTTCTATTTAGAACTCCAGTAGTGTTCTATTGCAAGGCAATGAGTATCTGGCTGGAATCACTATTTTGCTGAcaacagcaatttaaaatataatcatGATATAATACATCTGACactttgttttccatttcaatgCCCTGCAGTGGCAGACATCTTTAGGTCTTTGGTTTTTCTTGTAAGATAATTGCATTACACTCCATCTCCCCTGCAATGTTAACCCAGCCAGTAAAAGGTTGAGGGTACAATCTGCAGTTCAGCTTGCAGACAGACTGCAGGAGCTCGGCAAGGTGGCTGGCCAGCTGGATTACACTTAGTTAacaccacagcagctgaggctgagaaTTCCAGAAAGCCAAGCTGCTGACATGATTAGCAGCTTCCCATGTATTTGTAGAAAACAGGCCTGGCAATAAGAGTGTAGTACCCAAGccttgaacagaaaaataagacaGCCTGAAGGGCAAGGAAAGATATTTCAGAGCAGTCAACTAGTTTTGTGTCAAGTATGAATAATGAAGGACGTGTCTGCTGTTGTACAGTGATGAAATGTACCATGCAGTAATGGAGTAAATGCTGTAATAAAACGTGATCACTCTGTGAGACAGAACATGTCCCCAGAAGACACTGAAGTACTTAATGAGGCAAGGAACTCAACTTTATCACTGACACCACTTTCCAAAAGCATAGCTCAGATACTGCCTAATTCTAAGATCTAAACTTTAACTGCTTGCACAGGGGTGTCTGTAAGTTGCCTGTGAAATGATACTGCCAAATAGTTTGCCTTGATCCCTAGTTCAAACTGGTAAGTCAAGGTCTTTAAGTAGCAAGGGTTATTTCAGCAGATAATCTCTGAGTGTGCCTCACTAGAGTACTGAGCCATGGTGTACAGTTAAAGCACTAACTGTATGTGGGATATGGGTTGAAATCACCAGCAAATCTTACAAATTATGAGATTAAGTTTAACTATGCTTAGCAtatatttagtttttaattttaatattaatgttGAAATATTTCTGGTCTGCTGGAAAAGAGCCACAAAAAGCAAGATCTACATCAGACTTTCTTAAAAAGGCAGACATGTAGACTTCAGACTTAGAAAAAACCAATATCTTTCTcattctgtttaaataaaaaagctaGGTTAAGAATCTGCAAGTTGTCTCTAGACCCAAAAGTTACTAGATATTGTTCAAATATGGGAATAAAGAAATCAATGCACCATGCATACAAAACAACTTTATGTAAACATAAAGATAGTAGGATGTGGACTCAGCCTCCTTAGTGTTTGTATTTATCTCAGATTATTCACTTTTTCTACACTAAAGTTGAATTgaacagaaaagaggaaaactgaCTTGCAGCCAGGGACTGGATTATAGTTGACTTTTCCCCCTGCCATAAGGCTGTCAGAACTTTAGTCTGTCATTGCATTTTCAAATGCAGAGCCCAATAAATTGTTTGCTTGTTGTTTCTTTATTGAGCAGATCAGTAATTAGTAAATGGCTTTATTCCTTCTTGCAGCTTGGAGTAGCTGGGCTTATCCCAAGAAGAAAAGTAGTaatgtgctgtgctccagacaCCAGTTACCATGCCAAGGAGCTACCCAGCAGGAATTTTGTGTTGCATAAGAGTATGGATGATATTGTTtactctgtgctgctgcagcataCATTCCAAACATTGCTCAGTGGGATGCATTGCCAAATTTAATGTTTGAAATTAAGTTTTGATGGAAACCTCTTACATGAAAAATAGACACTATTCAATTATTGTATATATTATTTCATTGCCCTCCTAGGctttaataaacaaaaaacccaagctACAGAAACTCTGGGGAGGAAGCAGGAAACAAAGAGCTTTGCACACTATTGAATAGATCAGAGCAGTACATACGTCTTTTCCCAGTCAGACTCACAGCTAAACACCAAAACAATATTTTCCActttgaaacaaaaagaaatacattgtATGGGCAGgttctgtttaaaataatgCTATTATCTGTTGTTAAAAGACTTCATCAAAAGAATTTGTCAGTCAATTTATCAAAGGGTTAAAGGCCTAAAAGATGTTTTAGATGAAAATATGAGTCTGCAGTCCCTTACCACTGAGTTGTATACATCTGCCCTTGATACAGTTAAGCAGAGAGTTTAAATACTGTTTTGATCATAAACTGGACAATTCTGTCAGTTGTAGGTAGTGCATAAATGGACCAACAGATCTCTAGGATTATAACAGAGAATCAGAAGCCACATTACTTGAAGATGGTTCTCTTTTTTAACTGATATTCTTTAAAGCTCTGAGTTACATCTTGAAATCTAAGAGCAAAATATCCCATTTCACTTTGTATGTACAAATGAGTCATTTCCAGTGATTTCATTAGGAACTTGATGTATTTAACTGAGAATACAAAATCAGTAACCCAAGAGACACAGGTTGGCACTTGGAGGACAATGCCAAGTCTATGTCTACTTACACAGAGCCCTCTCCTCTGTTTTCCTAACTGACAAAAGCACCTGTTTTGTGACCATGTAACATCTGGCTTATGGATGTAAACATAAATGCAAATATGAAGGAACTAATGCTATAGACTGACTAAGGATAAATGCAATGGTTTTAACCTGCATTAAAGAAGTAGTTAAAGAGACTGAAAAAAGTATTACCCAAGGAAAAGACTGACACATTTCCTCcaatttttatttacagctaaaagaaaaacagcacaagTATATTCAGTGCATTTGGCAAGGCAGAAATCAAGTATTTATTCCTCATTCATCTTGTTTTACCCTCGACCCAGTGGCCAGGCACCATTTAATACAGTGGGTGACATCAATTAGAGTACTCAAGGAAATAACACCCCAGTGCCAAACAGGAAGGCAGAGCTCCCTTTCTATACCACATGCAAACCTTTTTAATTCAAGTGTACTTAAAAAGCTTCACTTAGTCTTAATTTTGGGTTCCCTCACTGAATTTAAACATGATTTTCTGTAGAATTTCCATGATTAATTATGCATACCTTTCAAAATGTTGCTTCATGTGTTTACTTGCATAGTACTTTCCCTCCCTAAGACTCAGTTTCtccagaaaatcagaaaatgttcCCTCTCCTTATCTTACCAGctgctattttaaaaacaaaaagacacCGTTTCAGTATGTTTGAAATTGTTATGGAGACTGCTTATCAATCCTTACTTGACTTGTTAAATGCCAACTAATGGAAAACTTTCaaataaaagaggttttttgTTAACATATAAGTAGACAGTAAATACaatgaaaaacagcaaatgaAGTTTTGCTGCCCAGattacagaaatatatattccaGAAAGCAGAATACAGTAATTTTTAGACAATAAACTACCACCTCCTTGCTCAGAGACATAATGCCTCTTCAGACTGCCCTTCCTACCTTTTTTAATGCTACAGCACATTAGCAactcatattttaatttattctttgctctttcacaaaaagcaaacaaaaaaatccctttatttacaatgtactgaaaataaattatcttgGAAAGCAAGTGTATTATGGAATCATTGTTCCAACATGGGGGttatttgttgggtttttttgtaaaggtgttgttttgattttttggttttttttaaagcaaaacagttTCTGAGTTTAAAACTTTATTCCCATATTAAATTCAGATATAAGATTTGCACTGGGCCAAAAGTAATATGTTTGGCTTTGATAATGAAGTGCTTCAAATACAAGGATGTGAAAAATCAGTCAATTCTAATTCTGCAGAACTTTAAGAGATAAAGCAGATAAGGGTTATCAAAAAAGTTTTACTTATATTAATTTTCAGGTCTTCTAATTTCCACCagaattgacttttttttctttcctcctttattCTCTTTCAGCTTTGTGATTAACTGTTCCCTACCAATCCCAGTGCCTAGTTCCCTTCACCCACCTCATCCtcctatttaattttatttttagcaccTACAGATTCTATCCTTCAtaattttcccagtaatttCACCTGAGCAAAATCCAATTCTGGTTAGCTTTATGTTGCTGTTGCTTTTGACATGGTCTTATTATTCAAGAAAGATGCAAACCCAGTCATTctgagggaggcagggcagAAAACCTCTTTTATCACTTTCAGCCCTTTACGGGTGTCAAAATAACTGGGAGTCTCAAGCTATGTGATAGCAGTAAATTCAGTGTAGCTGCCTGTTATTAGTTACTGTAACAACAGTCCCTGGCAGGGACTTTGCCTGTGACAATCAGCACTTTGTGAGGCACCTTCCCTGCCTGGCGTGATGAGTCCTTCTAAGGTTAGTTCTCCTACTGCCCTACTGCCTTGTTTTGGAAGATAAGAGAATTTACTAGCAGAGATGGGGGCTATTTCATGCCAGTTGTTCCTTGTGGCCAAGAAGATTTCCAGATATGTTTAATTTACAGGTATAAACACAGCCTTACAGTGGAGAAAGCCTGCCAAGAAATTTTGCAGAGGGAAAAGTTTCTTAGGCAAGGGCATTCTAATGCTGTCTTCCAACAAACAATCAATTTGTGttgtcttattttcttttcatctcccCAGCTTTCATACTTGctactgtttaaaaaaaaaaaccctaaacaacaaaaaggtgttttctttccttgtgaGCTAAATGCTTATATTTTAATTAGTAGAAACCCTCCCCTTGCAGCTCCTCTTTTTTCAATACAGTAGCAGCACCCACATGAGAATTTTAAGGTGCTCTTCTCATTTTTAtcatctgctgcttctgttttctgatcATTATCAATCATGCTGCATCATAAACTAATTAGGCCAtctaaatttgaaaaatttgaaatattagattaatttaaaataacctGCACCATTTAATACACTCAATATAGACAGTTTACATCTAGAGCTATTTAAAAGTGGAAACTGAATTTGAAAATCATTGTGGGTAAAGGAGGCAATCTCTAACAGAGATCCCAAAATGGGGAAGAGACCACAGGACTGTTTTGCTTTGGCTGCTATTTGATAATTGGGCAGTTAGTGCTTCAAGCGAGCTGATCCTCAGCCTTCACTAATTGAGACTGAGGAAATAACATCTTGTCTGGAAAAATCACCACTCTATCCCCACCTTAAGTTTTAATTTCCTATCTAAATTGCTACATGTAAGATGAAGACTGTAAATCCAGACTACTTAAATACTGCCCTCACAGAATTCAgtataaatggattttttggTAGCAAATTATATTCTCCAAGCAGTCAGAAACACACTGGCTGTGTTATATGTTCTGATAGTgtcagagccagccctggggccaaAATATACCCAAGACAGACACAAAATAAAGTTAGCTATTTGGTGATTTACTCTTTTATTCTAATATATGGccttcctgtatttttttcttaaatgcaaGTAATTGAGTctctggcattaaaaaaaataaatttccaaatCATATGATCTGAAAATAAGATCTTATTATCTCTGGGATACCAGCTGTAGTGTTAATGAACCAAAGTACTTGGGCAGAGAAATTCAGGGAAAGCATTATTGTACAAATTTATTGAAAACATCTACAGGTAGTTAATTAAGTCAGATAGTATATGTTTATACTATTTAgttatgtttatatattttcttctataaatgtattttacacATACAACAGAAGCTCAGATGACAGTGGAGAGCTCAAAACAACTTGAgttgtttaaattttaaactgcAGAATTCTAATACTGTACAAAGACTTAATCctttacacattttaaaatattcttttacaTGTAAGATCTTTTCCATGTAAGCCTATAAAGTTTGTTGTAATTCTTTTACAACAGAATACTTTGTAGACAAAATAAATACCCCACACATAACCAACAACTGAGGCTTTAACCTGGCACTTATGAGATCCATCCAGTGAAAGAATGAAGCAAAGGCCTGAATAATTTCAGCTGACTGAATAAAGAGCAGAATCAAGAATGACAATGGCATTATTTGAAATGTCTCTTTGATGAATAAAGTCAATGTCTAAACTCTGAACAAAATATGTCACTAAAATAAGAGGGATTTTCTCCTAAAGACAAAATTATAATGACCACATGACAAGTTATTGTTCAatcagcagctgaaagaaaatcaagcaTTGTAAGAATAACAGCATAGAAGTTTATACAGAATAAGAAGAAGTAAAAATTAGGCTTCAGGTGTACTAAAAAATTTTAGTTTTGCATTCACAAGTCAAGATTTCgggagatttttaaaaatccacttcAGCACCAACCTGATCATGATGTAATTGTATCCTGAGAGTGACCAGGCAACCAAAGACAACAAAAGACTTCAAACACACACTGAACAAAAAAACAGTCAGGTCAGAGCCTGGCAACTTTAAGCTATGAAAATTCATACAACTACAAAACAAAACTTGCTACCTGTTAGATTACCTGAATTTGCTGTAGTCAAAGATGAAGACTGAAAGAAAGGTTAAAACATATATGAGCATTGTAAGACTGAAAGCTTCTAGGATAAAGTAAATGAAGTGTTCTAATTACATTTCCATAGAACATTGAAGAATAAAAGAGACCTGGTCAACGGGTAGAGGTTTTTTCATGCATCTGTAACAACAGATGTTATCTaacctctcccctccctcccttctgtTTCAGCACACACAGATGATCAAATTTAATATCGTaggtgaaaaggaaaataaaggttGGGAAGAACAAGTTGTAGCAGTATGAACTCATCCAACATCCCAAAAATGTGGCCACGAATCATGCAATAGAATGAGAGTTTAATGTACAAGAGGCTAGAGAGCCCAGGAAATAAAGAACaatctaaatataaattatGGCAAATGATGGAAATCAAAGACAACACCAAATAACTGTAACTAGAGAGCGTGGAAAATTAACAGTAATTTGGAATTAAAGAATCTAATATAAAATTACGCAAAAGACAGCACTACACGAATCAAAAGAGGGTATTATAAAAATCTAAAGCAGACGCTTCATTACAAAGATGCCAAGATACTGAGGAAGAATAAGCTATGAGGATTAAGTGCGACATGGATAAATAACCGTGGGAAGAGAGAAATAACCAAAGAAATGAAGGAAGCAGTAAGAAGTTGAGCTTCAAGGCCATAGCACTTAATTATTACACTGCTCTAGAGACACGCCACATGCGCAGGGTGCGTGTGACACGGGATGATGTGAAGGATGCTAAGCAATGGAAGGCAAGGCGTACCGAACCAGGAAAATATAACAGTTCCTGAGAAAGCACTTGGAGAGATCAGCAACCAGGGTGATGCCCTGCAGGAGCCCGGAGAAAGATCTATTGGCACCCTGTTGGGGAGGAGTGGGACGAAGACCAGCATGCGaggcccaggagctgcccaggggctgcagggacggCGTTTCCAGCGGCTACGGAAGAATCTCCGGCCCCCTCAGCGCGGGTACTCCCTAAGACCGCGGCTCCCTCCCGCACCACCCCTCAGAAAGGGCCCAAGGCGTTTCCCCGCACCCCCTTACTGTGCCTCTCGTGCCGTCCCGCAGGTGCCGGGCTTGGCGGAGGAGCGGCTGGGCCgacccggccccgctcccggcgctCCCCTCAGGCCGCCATGATGTGTTCCAGTCGCCCCGGCAACCGCGCAcgcgccggccccgcgccccggcccgcTGCACGCGGCACGGCGGCGAGGCGCATGCGCAGTGTGCACGGCGTGCCCGCGCCCCGCCCCTGCCGCCAGGTGCGCGCCTAGGTGCGGGAGAGCTGTGGGTGTCGCACCTTCGGataatcttttcttttaaggaaaaggaaagacaaTCCTAAAGTGAACTGGACGAGAGATACCAGGACTGTAGTCAGGAGAATGGAGCAGTAACTGGGAGAAACGTAGTTTCGGCAGTGCGAGATCGTAACTCATTGGCCACGTACCCAAAAGGAACCCCAGACTCAACTGGAAAAAAGAACTGCGCCTGCGGACTAATTAGCATGAGAAGCGAGATGCTACTAGCAAATAGTTGTTTCAATACTAATTACAGAAAAGTTTTGTAGCCGGTAATCAAGGAATGCTGATGTCCTTGTTTGTTAAAAGGTATAGCAAGCGTAAAGTTTTGATGATCACTGAGCTAGACTTTCGTGGGTTATCACATAGCTCCCTGCTTTGCGCAAACTAGAGTAAACTCCACAAGTACCTCGCCTCGGGACAACAACACGGTGCCGACTGCCCGGAGATGGCGGGGCTGAGCCGCCCGTGAGTGAGGGGTTGAGGAGGGGTGCCCTCGGGACAAAAGATGTGCTCCATAAATCCAGCGGCAGGCCTCGTCTGCAGCCGAGTCCCCCGCGGCTGGAGCAGGGCCCCGGCGGGCTCCGATTCATCCCCGGTGCTGGCCTGATCCCTGGCGGATCCTGCGCGCCACTGCGGAGTGGGAAGAGCAGCCGTACCGCCAGACCGGCATGGAGAAGAGCCCAGGGAATGATCAGGGGCTGTGTTCTACTCACCGAGCTGTCTCCAAACACCTGCGTTTTGGAGAGCTGTATTATTCCCTCCCTGACCCCGCCCCCCGGTGTTTGCCTCTTGCTGAACGGGCATCCTGTGCTTTAAAGTAGGCTCCAAAGGTGagcagaaaatttttcttttctgtgcaaatgcagtaaaaatcaaaacactAGAAAAAGGTGAATTGTTTGTCCGTGCAAACTAAGATCCTAATAGTGCGTTAAACAGAATAGTAGATGCTTTCAAAgaatgttaattaaaaataattttaattaaacgAATCATATCTTAGTAAACTTGAAGAAGTATTAGGCTATTGACTTAAAGGCGGGGTTGTCCCCGATCCCGCTTTATGTTTGTTCTCTACCATTTCTCTATAGGCAGGGAAGAGTTTTCCGATTTACTTTTTGGTATTGCTGAGAAGTTAAGCGTGTTTCCATATGCACGGGCCTGACTCCGGCGCTTCCGGGGACGAGGAGCCCCCTCGCCCAGCCCGTCGCTTTCGCCGCTTCGGCCGAAGGGTGGAACATTGGAACTGGTCAATTTTTATTTGTCCCAGAGGAAGATAGTGAAGCAGGTGGCCGGTTAGCTCAGTTGGTTAGAGCGTGGTGCTAATAACGCCAAGGTCGCGGGTTCGATCCCCGTACGGGCCACAAAGTTacactttttccttcttcattttttcccttctctgatTTGTCCGAGCGATTCCCACCCACCTCACGGCTGTTCTGCTGAGACGTGATGTGACCTCTGCACAAAGGCAcggcagcggggcggggcggtGTGCgtgtttgtctgtctgtctgtgcgGGGCTCGCGCACCCCGGGCAGCTGCAGCACGGACCGAGCTTTATTCGCGCTCCTCGGCTGATGGAGCCCGGCTGGCCCCGGCAGGGCGCGGATTTGTGTCTCTGCGCGGGCGGCTGCAGCGTGCTAAGGTGATCCCTTCGGGCTCTTTTCTGCCCTGGGGGTTGCCCTTCCCGTGACACGCGCCCGAAACCCCGCCCGGTGAGAGCGAGTGGCGGAGAGCACATTCACACTACGGGTTCCGTTGGAGGAGACCGCAACTCATCCCCTCCCCGCTAAAGCCGACTTGtcctagagcacatggcacaggattgcgTCCAGACTGTTCTGCGATATCTCCAGctgagggagactccacaatctctctgagcaacctgttccagtgctcgGTAACCTGCACAGTTAAGTTCTTCCGCATGTTCAGGTGCAACTTTCTGTGCAGCAGTTTCTGCCAGTTGTCTCGTTTGTTGGCAGCTCTGAGAAGAGCATGGATCCGTTCTCTTGCCACAAGCCCCTTTAGATATTTATACGCAGACATGAGGTCCCCTCTGAGTTGTCTCTTGTCGAGGATGGAAAGGCGCGACTCCCTCATCCTTTCCTCGTAAAACAAACGCTCCAGTCCCGCAACTATCCCTCACTGCCCATCACTGTACCCGCTCTAGGAGCTCCATGTCCCGCTCGTACTGACACTGGGTACAGACTCAGCGTGAAAAGCGGGGAAACCCAACTCATGGTAACTCCGCTCGCGGGTCCCACCTCCAGCCCCACCCGGGGCCAGGAGCTCCGGGCGCACCTCCGCCGGTTTTTGCCCGCGCGAGCCGCCGTCGGCGccgggcggccccgccccggggggcgcggcgggcgctgcCGGTGCCCCGCGCATCGCCCGCGCCGCCGACACCGCCGGGGCAGCCGCCGATGcggcgcccgcccgcccgcgcctGCCAAGATGGCGGCTCCCGGGGTGGGGGGCGCCGGGGCGCTGCCGCCCCCTCCGCCCGCTGAGGACGAGCCCCCCGGGACCCACGGGACTCTCCCCGGCGCGGTGGCGGGGCGAGAGGAGGGCAGCGGCGCGGAGCTGCTGGCGGTGACggaggagctggtgcagagctTGGCCGCCCTAGAAGCCGGCGCGGGGGCGGCAAGCGGCACCGCGCTGTACCTGCGGGCGGACGGGAGCGCGGCAGAGGGCGCGGGGCTGAGCGCCGGCGAGCAGCGGCGGCTGCTGGAGCGGCTGCTGGAgggcccggggccgcccccgccaCCCCGTCCCGCCGCCGCGCCGCTGGCCCCCGCGGAGCTCCGGCGGGTCATCGAGCAAGTGAGCAaggcccaggagcagcagaagccGGCGGCCAccgccgcgcccccgccgcAGCCCTGCCCCGCGGGCGGCATCATGCAGAACGCCGCCCGGCAGCTGCAGAGCGTGGCCCAGCAGGTcgccctgcagcagggcagggccgcGGCGGCCGCCCGCCTCCTCCCGCACAAGGTAACCccgggggctggggggacagggaggttGCGCTGCTCCCTTGGCGATGAAAGCCACAGCTCCGGCGGGTTTAATCTtttctagtaattttttttttttttttttttttttatgttctccTCAGTCTCACCTGCCCTCGGGTGTAGACTACCGTCCCGTGGCTGTAAGGCACAGATTTCAGTGTGGTTTAAGAAGATCCGTGTTTGAATGTAGCTAGTAGCTGCCGTGGTCACTATTTCGGTCTGACAACAcgtgcagccaggagcagcttaGAAGATCTGTTTCGTAGTGGTTAAGTGGTGATACACAGGGAGTTATTGCATGCCTCTTGCAGACGGCAGTACCTAGGCTTTCAACCCACATTTGGGTGCAGGTTGTGAAATGAATGATTTGAACTGAGGCAGAGAAAATGTGAGGGGGATGAACAGTAACATCTGATTCTGTGAAACATCACCACAAAGTTTTTGTGAACTGAACTCACATTGTAGTATGTCCTGGACTGGGTATTTGGCCTGTGTCATCTAGAAGACTGTAGTTTAACCGTGTGCGGTGTTTGCTGAAGGTTATGAATGTGCCTTGGTGATGGCATTGACTCTGCTATTCCAGACAGGTCTGCTATCAGGAAACAAAGCTGTGACATGGCCTCAGAATAAACTTAACATGCTTTAGTTGAACAGCAGTCACAGCAAAAAATAATGTGCAGGAAAACCCGTAGCTTGAAGGAAGGGAATCTGTGCTTTGATGCACTAAAATGGAAAGCTAATGATGTGCAGCAGTTTCTTCACGCTTTGCTTTAAGGGCATGTCTGTATTATCCCGataaatattgtatttatttattaatactGCATTTGTGTAATTGCAACTCTTGCTTTTTTCCACAAAAGCAGCTGGAAGCCATTTGTGTCCAAGTTCAGCCAGGACAGATGAAGGAAACTGAAGGGCCAATGACATCATTGGCACCAATCCAGTCCAAAACTATAACGCTGAGTCAGCCAGTTGGTAGGAATTCTAGCATACCAGGACTTGGCATTATTAATCCCCAGATAATTAGGATACAGCCTGTTTCAGgaactgagcagcagcagctattCCTGCATAGTTCTTCTGAGTCTCCGGTTCAGTTGCTTATGCAGAGGCCTTTACCATCTCATGATTCAGTCTCTGTGGACAAGGTTCCCCCATCTAAGATGGTGAATGGACAGAGGGATACTTGTGCTACAGCATCAGCTTCAAGGTCTCCTAATCCTACTGTGGCTGCAGCCATTTCAGCAAGTACACCATGCcttgaaaaaaagcaaaaggatgACAAGTTAAAGAAATCCTTGAAGGTGAAAACTCGTTCTGGACGGATTTCACGCCCCCCCAAATACAAAGCTAAAGAttataaattcattaaaatggAGGATTTGGCTGATGGTCATCAGTCTGAT
It contains:
- the MOK gene encoding MAPK/MAK/MRK overlapping kinase, which codes for GERRERGRVGPAAPPPSPAPAGRHERHIFIFDYSKFSDENPGSLSLVCEFMPMNIYELMKGRRKPLPGKKKSGTTCIRWILLSLAHTVPSRIFIS